GTTAGGATTCTTAATGAAAGGGTGAAATTGAAAGTTAATCATTAGACTCCGTAGTCTTCACCGCATAGAAGCGCAGCTCATCGTTCATTTTCGTCCGCATGAATAAAAACGAACTTTTTCAACCGTGATGATCAGCATCAAGCACACGTGTACATCTGAGATTAAAAGTTTCCGCTATGGAAACCAAACCGAAGTATAAATATCTAGTCCAGCAGCAGTTGGTTGGGGAAACGCGCATTCCCTTCTCATCGTCTTCCTGCAACTTACTGTGAGTCATTTTCTTCCTGTAATTTTCTTAGTCATTATTGCTTTCAATTTCTTTTGGGGATTTCGATTCGAAACCCTAGATTTTGTATCAAAGCAGTGATCAACAGGtacctttgatttttttttttgtttttggggaaTTTTGTTTTAGAGAAATGTTCTTGTCTCTGTTTGCGTTATAATTTGTTCTGGTAAGCTTTGAGTTCGTGCATAATTGATCGGTCATCATTGTTTTTGTGCTTTATTTTATATGGTTGATTACGAAATTGGGGTTTATTTAGTTGAGCTGAcctgaatattttgaaatttgaactaTGAACTATGAATTTGCCCCTTTTAATCTGAATTTTATGAATTTCCATGGAAGGGAAACAGTTATCAAAGGAAAAATTGAGTAAAAGAATGCAGTGCTACACATTGATGACCTGTCTCTGTCCGCAAATCGTTTTTGTTCACTTTTTTCACTGATTGTTGTGTCCAATCTTATACCTACTAGAAGATGGAGTTTATATTTGTGTGTACATGTGATTGCAATTTCTGGTGTATTGTGTGTAAGGAAACTCAACTGTGACTCCGGTGAAGTATTGTTGTGATTACGATTACACTAGTTTAAGGGTTTGGAATGAATATGATTTAGGTGATTGATGAGTTTTTTATTGGGTCAATTAAGAATGGGTTTCTTCGTGCAGTTGAATATGGAAACCAAACTCAAGTCTGTAACAGCGGCACTCTTTCTGTGCTTCCTCTTGTTTCCGTTGGTTTTTTGCGAGTCCAACGATGGGTTGCTCCGGATTGGGCTCAAAAAGAGGAAATTGGACCAAAATAACAGGGTTGCTTCCCAGATTGATTCCAAGGAAGGAGAGTCTCTGAGAGCTACGCTCCAAAAGTATCGTCTGGGTGGAAACTTGGCTGATTCTCAGGACATTGATATTGTATCTCTCAAAAATTACATGGATGCTCAATACTTTGGTGAGATCGGTATTGGCACTCCCCCTCAGAAGTTCACTGTGATATTTGATACTGGTAGTGCAAATTTGTGGGTGCCTTCGTCTAAGTGTTTTTTCTCGGTGAGTTTCGTTGCTTTAGTTTCTATATCTTTTGTATGGTATTTCTAGTATAATTTCCTCTCTTTATGCTGCTAGATAGGAGACAATGTAATTATTTTGAGTATGAGTGCAGATTGCATGCTATTTACATCCAAAATACAAGTCAAGCAGTTCCAGCACCTACAACAAAAATGGTTTGTTTCTTCAGCATgattgctatttttattttattgttgttaGTCCATGCGTCATGTACCCATTGGTGGAATATTCCCATTAATTAACAGAGAGGTCATTCTGGTGTCTTCCATTATGCAGGTAAGCCTGCAGCCATCCAGTATGGAACTGGAGCTATTTCTGGGTTCTTCAGTGAAGATCATGTAACAGTTGGTGATCTTGTGGTTAAAGATCAGGTTAGTTTAGCATTAGTCATACATATTCAACATAGTGTTGGTGGTTTGCCCTTACTAACACAGGCAGTATGTTTCAGGAATTTATCGAGGCAACCAAGGAACCCGGCGTGACATTCGTGGTAGCCAAATTTGATGGCATACTTGGACTTGGATTTCAAGAGATTTCAGTTGGAAATGCTGTACCTGTGTGGTATGTTGTGTCTCCTGTGCTGTTATTATGAGTTTCTGCATTGTTTTGTTCTGAAGGTTCTGTGTCATTGACTCCCAAGGAAAGTTGATGGCACAGGAATTTCAGGTTTCATTTTCCAAGAATTCTAACTTTAGGATTTCTGTAGGTATAACATGGTCAATCAGGGTCTTCTGAAGGAACCAGTTTTCTCATTCTGGTTTAATCGTAATGCTGACGAAGAAGAAGGAGGTGAAATTGTTTTTGGTGGAGTGGATCCCAATCACTACAAGGGAGAGCACACATACGTTCCTGTTACACAGAAAGGCTATTGGCAGGTTGGTGTCTGATTGTTCATTGTTTGATAAGTATCAAGTTCGTGAAAAAGTTCTAATATTATGTTCTTTATTGCTCTTGTTGGCAGTTTGACATGGGTGATGTTATGATTGATGGTCAAACTACTGGTAACTGAAAGATATTTTATgtttgctttcttctttcttacaCATGATATTTTGTTTAGTATGATTTTATTGACTTCTAGTCTGATGTAATCATAACTACGACAGGATTTTGTGCTAGTGGCTGTTCGGCTATTGCTGATTCTGGAACTTCTTTGTTGGTTGGCCCAACGGTGTGTATTTGTGTGTTCTTATGTGTTTTTTTAAGTTCTGGAGTTGAACATTCTCTGTTTACTTCTCTTAATTAGATGGTTCAGAATTTATCAAGGGTGGCCTTGATGCATCTCCTATAAGAGAAATTCTATTCATTTCTTCTACTGTTATTCTTTTGCACATCATAATATCGAGATGCattcctcttctttcttctttttctaacGATATTGTCAATTGTGGTTTTCTCATTAATCAAcgcaaattttattttctaattattCTATTTTATTGTGGAAACATACGGGGTCCTTGGATTTTGAGCTGGTACTTCAGCAGTTATTGCTTTCCTATTGATtgattattctttagacaaggAAAATGAAGTATTTTCATTAACATTTGGTTGTAACTTTGAGTTCAACGTATTTGCGTGTGGATGTGCATGtttatgtgtttattgttcgctttttttttttaatttgttgttcCTTGTTTTCATTTACAGACTATTATTACTGAACTCAATCATGCCATTGGAGCCTCTGGCATTGTAAGTCAAGAATGCAAGACTGTAGTTGCAGAATATGGGGAAACCATAATTGAGAGAATTTTAGCAAAGGTACAATTTTCATGCTCCCATGGTTATGTAAATCGATCAACCACTTGGTTTTGCGAACTCGTAAGAGATTTTTaaatagccgaccccacttagtgggaaaaggctttgttgttgttgtaagagATTTTTAAACCTACTACTTGTTGATTTCTATGTAACTGTAATGTATTTACAACTTTTATTTCGGCAGGATCAACCAGCGAAAATCTGCTCTCAGATTGGTTTGTGCTCATTTGATGGGACTCATGGTGTTAGGTTAGACTCATTTTGCTTTCTGAGGCACATGGTAGAAATATGTTTGCTTTGAACTACAATAACATGGCTAACTTATTAATTATTATACATGTATATGTGTCTGCAATCATATTTTCtatatgtttatttattgtATTTTCAATGCACTCTTTATATATGTTTTGCAAATGTGACTGGTCAGTATCGGAATCAAGAGTGTTGTGGAGAACACTCACAAGGTATCTGGTGACTTATCTGATGCAACGTGTTCTGCTTGTGAGATGACGGTTGTTTGGATGCAAAACCAGCTCAAGCAGAATCAGACACAGGAGCGAATTCTTGACTATGTGAATCAGGTGAAGTTACCCTTTCATCTGATATGTTTCTGTAGGTTGCTGTTTTTTGGCTTGCTTGTGATCTGGTTTGTAATTGCAGCTCTGTGATCGGTTGCCTAGCCCAATGGGAGAATCTGCAGTTGATTGTGCTGGTTTGTCATCAATGCCCAGTGTTTCCTTCACTATCGGTGGAAGAACATTTGATCTCACCCCTGAACAGGTGCCGTGTAATGTATAGTTGAcagttttggtttttgtttgacGGCATATCTTGTGTTATCTCTTCCAGCCATTGGCCTGTCTTTACATGCAAAGCGTCAACAGTGGCTTAGTTGAGCATAACTAATATATTTCATTtcgtcttttctttttttgatggAAACCAGTACGTGCTCAAAGTTGGTGAGGGAGATGCAGCACAATGCATTAGTGGATTTACTGCCTTGGATGTCCCACCTCCCCGCGGACCTCTCTGGTACAATCTATATTCTATTTAGTTTTTACGAtcatctttcttttggtttcatCGGTGCTTGAAGATCATTGTGGTTGTAGATCCTTTTGTATCTCCAGTCAGATTTGTGAAGTTTGTGGGTTAATTGATGAATTGATGATCCTTTTGTCTTGTTGGCAAGAGAGCAAAACTCGAAAGCCCTTactaatgttttgtttttgcgaCAGGATCTTGGGTGATGTATTCATGGGTCGCTACCACACCGTATTTGACTATGGCAATGAGAGAATTGGGTTTGCAGAAGCTGCATAGATAAATATTTACTTCTCATGTTCAGTTTGTGCTCGTCTCTTATTCCTACTTTAACGTTGCGGAGTTTCACAATATCCTATCTAGTTCTGGTAGTAATCTCTGGATCATAACCTGCATGTAAATATTTCAGCGATGTATTTTCGACGCTGAACTTAAAACTGAGGAAATGGATAGTTTCCGATGGTGTTTTCGAATGCTATACATTTGATGAACGGTTGTGTATACTTACGTTTGTGATGTCTTATTGTTAGTCGAATGGGGAAGACAATTTCCAGCCCTGTAATTTACTGACTGCTCAAGAATATATAGATGAACGTAGTTAGACCGGAAATATTTGATCTCCCTGGAATTAATCCGGTGGCCGACCGGGGCTTAGTTAAGTTCCCCGGGGAGCATAGGTCTTATGTTCGACTCCTCACGGATGCATACATGATGGGACAAATTTTATTTGATAAGGTATGCATCTACTTGCCAAGTTATAAAAGCGTCAAGTTcatggaagctgctgtgagaataagctgaaatcaaagaaaaaaattgaagctgctatttgcagctttggaaaactggttttttttcaaagcacacggagctacagtgctcctttaatgaaaagatccactatcagactgtttttttttttccaaaagcacttttacaaaaaagtttaccaaatactctgctgatttatttcacagccgcttattctcacagcacagccgcttattctcacatcagttttttttcaaagcacaacaataccaaaccagccctaaatctCCTAAACCCAAAACTCCTCCAAcccggatttggatcctctcctgagctaatggagaggatcctcctgaccactaatcatgggccgttggatttttatccaacggctataattattataactttaaagggaccccctgtttgtagccgttggataaaaatccaacggcccatgattagtggtcaggaggatcctctccattagctcaggaaAGGATCCAAGTCCCTCCAACCCATTCCAATCCATTGGGCTTCGGGGGAGCCAGTCGCTCATCGAGCCCTTAGATCATGT
This window of the Malus domestica chromosome 03, GDT2T_hap1 genome carries:
- the LOC103443260 gene encoding aspartic proteinase A1-like, with the translated sequence METKLKSVTAALFLCFLLFPLVFCESNDGLLRIGLKKRKLDQNNRVASQIDSKEGESLRATLQKYRLGGNLADSQDIDIVSLKNYMDAQYFGEIGIGTPPQKFTVIFDTGSANLWVPSSKCFFSIACYLHPKYKSSSSSTYNKNGKPAAIQYGTGAISGFFSEDHVTVGDLVVKDQEFIEATKEPGVTFVVAKFDGILGLGFQEISVGNAVPVWYNMVNQGLLKEPVFSFWFNRNADEEEGGEIVFGGVDPNHYKGEHTYVPVTQKGYWQFDMGDVMIDGQTTGFCASGCSAIADSGTSLLVGPTTIITELNHAIGASGIVSQECKTVVAEYGETIIERILAKDQPAKICSQIGLCSFDGTHGVSIGIKSVVENTHKVSGDLSDATCSACEMTVVWMQNQLKQNQTQERILDYVNQLCDRLPSPMGESAVDCAGLSSMPSVSFTIGGRTFDLTPEQYVLKVGEGDAAQCISGFTALDVPPPRGPLWILGDVFMGRYHTVFDYGNERIGFAEAA